Proteins from one Triticum aestivum cultivar Chinese Spring chromosome 7A, IWGSC CS RefSeq v2.1, whole genome shotgun sequence genomic window:
- the LOC123147531 gene encoding RING-H2 finger protein ATL39-like, which translates to MGAPDTSWVFADLAVADSSRYSTRSRLLLTGLSFAIGILTILLYLTVSYACRRRRCHRQGGADAGADAEDQEAGMSDAAIVYEQADALAAPMDCAVCLGQVEAGEKLRRLPKCAHLFHADCVHAWLQAHSTCPMCRAAATGTIPAATAALPPGVVAVAGTPPALERMN; encoded by the coding sequence ATGGGCGCGCCGGACACATCATGGGTGTTCGCGGACCTCGCCGTCGCGGACAGCTCCAGGTACAGCACCCGCTCGCGGCTGCTGCTCACGGGGCTCTCCTTCGCCATCGGCATCCTCACCATCCTCCTCTACCTCACCGTCTCctacgcctgccgccgccgccgttgtcacCGTCAGGGCGGCGCGGACGCGGGTGCGGATGCGGAGGACCAGGAGGCCGGCATGAGCGACGCCGCGATCGTGTACGAGCAGGCCGACGCGCTGGCCGCGCCCATGGACTGCGCGGTGTGCCTAGGGCAGGTGGAGGCCGGCGAGAAGCTGCGTCGGCTCCCCAAGTGCGCGCATCTGTTCCACGCCGACTGCGTCCACGCCTGGCTGCAAGCGCACTCCACCTGCCCCATGTGCCGCGCCGCTGCCACCGGCACCATACCGGCCGCGACAGCGGCGCTGCCACCTGGCGTGGTTGCAGTTGCAGGCACGCCGCCTGCCTTGGAACGGATGAATTGA